From Halichondria panicea chromosome 12, odHalPani1.1, whole genome shotgun sequence, a single genomic window includes:
- the LOC135345366 gene encoding ubiquitin carboxyl-terminal hydrolase 19-like — protein sequence MSHNKEVQWFQSKHTVTASLKLATSQGDDVTARVEEDHCSVYIGEELRWECWLWGRVLPEQCKVVPGRVRTELRLRKVEPLIWPEYEMTAAQRRVAIASGKTSNQIQAAPIPPSNQISPSINSVSNSSVSNQVESITHQINDLNLDTVSISSENQTKDSSNQLNTVLKKSNIHRNIFESKVATQIVPPPAIVKVTNPSNEITKPSKTGLTNLGNSCFMSSVIQCLSNTRELRDFFIDGRFIADINSDNPLGFNGELAKCFYQVIYKLWSGEYESFPPRNLKSIISKRSEHFGGYQQQDAHEFMSYLLDGLHEDLNRVKTKPVTAAVEGNGRPDVEVANDNWEVHKKRNDSFLVERFQGQFKSTLVCPICSKVSVTFDPFMSLSVPIPRNLRLLPVMFVPCDPNTTPIKYTLKLSSDGNLELLKASVARKTGIPMTQLRVFEAYNGKFQSLLSSNHPISSIGDGDVIIVSEVLSSATAGGCGVVEMNVIQRVQIPLFPTKCSTCGRLATQLGEGRKIMRCGQCKAVGYCDRQCQQKEWSSHKMQCRHGRPVPVGLPFVVSLPSSTLTYTTLTTAVEALARRSVNVTEREASGTSAEDTEAEQVYTLVPVDRYGDSKDSCPPLTDKGAEVLHLDGQFLAMDWRNNPRDTHYVKVTPKHTLDHVVDPCSATEVTPGDGDPSLQQCLELFTEPELLTKDEAWYCSSCKEHREATKQMSVWRLPQVLILHLKRFKFRNMRWKDKIDQLVTFPLSGLDMSPYMLGDAGRTLSTEAPPIYDLYAIVNHYGAVHIGHYTAMVKPPCSEGNDWLRYDDECVYPITEGKVETKEAYMLFYVQREQK from the exons ATGTCCCACAATAAGGAGGTCCAATGGTTCCAGTCCAAGCACACAGTGACTGCCTCACTGAAGCTGGCTACTAGTCAGGGTGATGACGTCACAGCCAGGGTGGAGGAGGACCACTGCTCAGTGTATATTGGAG aAGAGCTCCGCTGGGAGTGCTGGTTGTGGGGGAGGGTGCTCCCGGAGCAGTGTAAGGTAGTGCCTGGTAGGGTACGCACTGAACTCCGACTGAGGAAGGTGGAGCCTCTGATCTGGCCAGAGTATGAGATG ACTGCTGCTCAGAGACGAGTTGCTATTGCCTCTGGTAAAacgtccaatcagattcaaGCAGCTCCGATCCCaccgtccaatcagatcagTCCATCTATCAATTCAGTATCAAATTCGTCAGTCTCCAATCAAGTGGAATCAATAACGCATCAAATCAACGATCTTAACTTGGACACTGTCAGCATATCATCTGAGAATCAAACGAAAGATTCATCAAATCAACTTAACACTGTCTTAAAGAAATCAAATATCCATCGGAATATTTTTGAGTCTAAAGTTGCAACTCAAATCGTACCTCCTCCAGCTATTGTGAAAGTGACAAACCCGTCAAACGAGATTACTAAACCTAGTAAAACCGGTTTGACCAACCTCGGCAACTCTTGTTTCATGAGCTCTGTTATCCAGTGTCTTAGCAACACGCGTGAATTACGGGACTTTTTCATCGATGGTCGATTTATTGCCGATATAAACAGCGACAATCCTCTGGGCTTTAATGGAGAGCTGGCGAAATGTTTCTATCAAGTAATATACAAGTTATGGTCGGGCGAATACGAATCTTTCCCTCCTAGGAACCTGAAGTCCATTATCAGTAAGCGTAGCGAGCACTTCGGAGGCTATCAACAACAAGACGCTCACGAGTTCATGTCTTATCTTCTTGATGGTCTGCACGAGGATCTGAATCGGGTTAAGACAAAGCCGGTAACGGCAGCTGTCGAGGGCAACGGACGTCCAGATGTGGAGGTAGCAAATGACAACTGGGAAGTTCACAAGAAGAGGAACGATTCGTTTCTAGTGGAGAGGTTTCAGGGTCAGTTCAAGTCCACCCTCGTCTGTCCGATCTGTAgcaag GTGTctgtgacctttgaccccttcATGTCTCTGTCAGTGCCCATCCCTCGTAACCTGCGACTCCTCCCAGTGATGTTTGTACCCTGTGACCCCAACACCACACCCATCAAG TACACACTAAAGTTGTCATCAGACGGTAACCTCGAGCTGCTCAAAGCCTCAGTGGCCAGGAAGACGGGTATACCAATGACACAG TTGCGAGTGTTTGAGGCGTACAACGGCAAGTTCCAGTCTCTTCTCTCGAGCAACCATCCAATCAGCTCCATCGGAGACGGTGATGTCATCATCGT gtctgagGTACTCTCCTCGGCCACAGCaggggggtgtggtgtggtggaGATGAACGTGATACAGAGAGTTCAGATCCCTCTCTTCCCCACCAAGTGCTCAACATGTGGACGTCTCGCCACTCAACTAGGGGAGGGGCGTAAGATCATGAGGTGTGGTCAGTGCAAGGCAGTCGGATACTGTGACAG ACAGTGTCAACAGAAGGAGTGGTCCAGTCACAAGATGCAGTGTCGTCATGGGCGACCAGTACCAGTGGGCCTACCATTTGTCGTCAGTCTACCCTCCTCCACACTCACCTACACGACCCTGACTACAGCTGTCGAGGCTCTAGCACG GAGGTCAGTGAATGTGACCGAGAGAGAGGCCTCAGGGACGAGTGCAGAGGATACTGAGGCTGAGCAGGTGTACACGCTAGTACCAGTCGATCGCTATGGAGACAGCAAGGACAGTTGTCCACCTCTCACAGATAAAG GTGCTGAAGTACTTCACCTTGATGGTCAGTTTCTAGCTATGGACTGGAGGAACAACCCCAGGGACACTCACTATGTCAAAGTCACCCCCAAACACACACTA gaccaTGTGGTAGATCCCTGCTCGGCTACAGAGGTGACCCCTGGTGATGGTGATCCTTCCCTACAGCAATGCCTCGAACTGTTCACTGAACCTGAGCTACTCACAAAAGACGAAGCTTG GTATTGCTCATCATGTAAGGAACACCGAGAGGCCACTAAACAGATGTCAGTGTGGAGGCTGCCACAAGTGCTCATTCTCCACCTCAAGAGATTCAAGTTTAGAAATATGCGCTGGAAAGACAAGATCGATCAGCTGGTCACCTTCCCCCtcag TGGCCTGGATATGTCTCCGTACATGTTGGGTGATGCCGGAAGGACGCTCTCAACAGAAGCCCCACCCATTTATGACCTCTACGCTATTGTCAATCACTATGGAGCCGTTCACATTGGTCACTACACTGCCATGGTCAAGCCTCCGTGCAGCGAGggaaatg ATTGGCTTCGCTATGACGATGAGTGCGTGTACCCGATCACAGAGGGCAAAGTTGAGACCAAAGAAGCGTACATGTTGTTCTATGTTCAAAGAGAGCAGAAATAA
- the LOC135345369 gene encoding uncharacterized protein LOC135345369 gives MENINYCVMVGCHNALVTAVKSEACSLADALFENGIFSECQKDEIQSDIPPIVRARKLVTFIEDKVKHFPGSYFSIISIFRDKSEHLGSLVESLEDERTELRLRDGDAQSQLTYVSRLSEDEVHDLIRLECQCGKCAIEEFVAGKDCRKSSQKSVPRLRIITFDLSYKMLNRQEMRFSDYKHYLKEQDNAIRTEYTSLLLNTMRELKTKHSLEIAKQRVRSLLAPKDTLGSQYKRMYKRGFDKRLRDVQTYEELQNFIEQFCSWFNIDFIADLRKALLGYDSQDPVIITYKEHLVRYLQRCCFQLTVFDPEGQTEHIEIICKMSTDFHEIKEEQLDIFEHRLRQGISIPVSKRRIAESGQEMIFCLREPLSPATTKKPEVLVNVDHLNLTYKALHVAIPSKNKSLFKFILVFIVLILITCVHGLSFVPAYQTKSLGSVRILPEENVALSKYSVSTNWFADEKIFFTKLPLSDNSLITIHVRRNGPQDKEVTNCTISSSNHSCSIPLAVLSNEVSVSIFAYSTSSSLPVIEYGGVYAYVPIRAYLILGILAVSYFVVGFIIYSALCALFKKNCLICFFIYMVVNCIHCVICFVIIFNPLSLPL, from the exons ATGGAAAATATCAACTATTGTGTGATGGTGGGTTGCCACAATGCACTAGTAACTGCTGTCAAGAGTGAAGCTTGCTCACTAGCTGATGCTTTGTTTGAGAATGGAATATTTTCGGAGTGTCAAAAAGATGAAATACAATCTGACATCCCTCCAATAGTCAGGGCAAGAAAACTGGTCACCTTTATTGAGGATAAAGTGAAGCATTTTCCAGGGTCCTATTTCAGTATCATCAGTATTTTCAGAGATAAATCCGAGCATCTTGGAAGCTTGGTCGAGTCACTGGAAGATGAAAGGACGGAGCTACGATTGAGAG ACGGAGATGCACAGTCTCAGCTGACGTATGTGTCTCGATTATCAGAAGATGAAGTGCACGACCTCATTCGATTGGAGTGCCAATGTGGCAAGTGTGCGATAGAAGAATTTGTGGCTGGCAAGGATTGCAGAAAATCTTCTCAAAAGTCTGTGCCAAGACTCAGGATCATAACATTTGATTTGAGCTATAAAATGCTGAATAGGCAAGAAATGCGATTTTCTGATTACAAGCATTATCTGAAAGAACAAGACAATGCGATCCGTACGGAGTATACTTCTCTTTTGTTAAACACAATGCGAGAATTGAAAACGAAACATTCTTTGGAAATTGCTAAGCAACGAGTACGTTCGCTGCTCGCACCGAAAGATACGCTCGGATCCCAATATAAACGAATGTACAAGCGAGGATTTGACAAGCGGTTGAGAGATGTGCAAACATACGAGGAACTTCAGAACTTTATTGAGCAGTTTTGCTCCTGGTTCAATATCGACTTCATTGCTGATCTCAGGAAAGCACTTCTAGGTTATGATTCACAAGATCCTGTCATAATAACTTACAAAGAGCATTTGGTGAGATATCTACAGCGATGTTGCTTTCAACTGACAGTATTTGATCCAGAAGGGCAAACGGAGCACATTGAAATTATTTGTAAAATGTCGACCGACTTTCACGAGATAAAAGAGGAACAACTTGACATCTTTGAACACAGACTCAGACAGGGCATCTCTATTCCAGTATCTAAGAGAAGAATTGCCGAGTCTGGTCAAGAGATGATATTTTGTTTAAGAGAGCCACTTTCTCCAGCAACCACTAAAAAGCCCGAAGTCTTAGTAAACGTTGATCATCTCAATCTTACTTACAAGGCATTACATGTTGCAATCCCATCTAAAAATAAGTCCTTATTCAAGTTTATTCTTGTATTCATTGTCTTGATCCTTATCACTTGTGTACACGGGTTGAGTTTTGTCCCTGCTTACCAAACTAAATCTCTTGGCTCAGTGAGAATCCTCCCAGAAGAGAATGTGGCACTTTCCAAATATAGTGTATCTACGAACTGGTTTGCGGATGAAAAAATCTTTTTCACAAAACTTCCATTGAGTGATAACAGCTTAATCACCATCCATGTTCGAAGGAACGGAcctcaagacaaagaagtTACTAACTGCACTATCTCGAGTAGTAACCATAGTTGCTCAATCCCACTGGCAGTGTTGTCCAATGAAGTGTCCGTGAGCATCTTCGCTTACTCAACTAGTTCATCACTGCCTGTCATTGAATACGGGGGGGTATATGCATACGTGCCAATACGAGCCTATCTAATTTTAGGAATTTTAGCTGTTTCGTATTTTGTTGTTGGTTTCATCATATATAGTGCATTATGCGCATTGTTTAAGAAGAATTGTCTGATTTGCTTCTTTATCTATATGGTAGTGAATTGTATTCATTGTGTTATTTGCTTTGTGATTATTTTTAATCCTTTGTCTCTTCCTTTATAA
- the LOC135345363 gene encoding dual serine/threonine and tyrosine protein kinase-like isoform X1 produces the protein MATRGSGSSRSSRNNGMMGSSSIGPERHHLARQVQAFKLHAKKLKKIFKETVKVLSDLQDFDESLSIDKILAVQAQKCISNVVSGRTALVVFGDTKLRMSIANEVLGEAILPVPKSSSEKWRMIHFKYKKNRVISYIVDGYDVAHTTKSPQDFLLTRIPRDNVCVNEAATDPAFGSATLEVGLNNPILEAGFEIICAPTTTEDNLEAVRKTLQVCQVELHPFFVYAHDGKKALTDQQIAELNLIRRQMSDVPLLFSIISQDFMSTRKHSSSTDPLSGPQHGTVSYIHEQLCKIGYLNDMTESQGSLSLGAATISPHDDPDLNTDPFFNFIPVDTMVTNFLDFNQELLSFVQCNMKQQITSAASSLHDAHARCLQTLILYAHDLARDNLVTPKRIKYARTKEEELYTQLIDLASRKQSEIKELVNKALTDVADPIIQEVLEMEFDEIDLSESLQSNQVTSKSCQQQIQEVVFRELSKHISEKLVNSVNYLRESVIGTLQRCLERLEGGSASATGESFGEADLSMSFEGGGETTRALSQILDTAYNLEFNERTSTSAVRLLVERLRQAFQGSSPKGQKFDSEWRTKYVRTLIGGLSATRLSKSICAQFRGKVTSSHETFLTAIKQLEMRHSGRLKETQDQRNTIRKVLTPRMARLSLSSVALRDGIVHGLPITGRELGRGQYGVVFQCAEWAGKGPLAVKSVVPPDEKHWNDLALEFHYTWTLPKNERVVNLVGALIDDDYSNGSNAVVLLIMHRYPRDLHAALKVGLDFGTRMQIAADVVDGIRFLHSQGLLHRDIKLKNVLLDNTNRACLTDLGFCKPEAMMTCTIVGTPIHMAPELFGGNYDNSVDIYAFGILFWYICANDTKLPGAFDACQNKEQLWTAVRKGLRPERLPRFDTDCWELMTACWHGDPIQRPLVGDITMRLHLIMKRIGRKPLK, from the exons ATGGCCACCAGGGGCTCTGGTAGTAGCCGGTCTTCAAGAAATAACGGCATGATGGGTTCCAGTTCCATAGGCCCGGAGCGACATCACTTAGCAAGACAAGTTCAGGCCTTCAAGCTCCATGCTAAGAAGTTGAAAAAGATATTCAAAGAAACTGTGAAAGTGTTATCAGATCTACAGGACTTTGATGAGAGTTTGTCCATTGATAAGATCCTAGCCGTACAA gcgCAGAAGTGCATATCGAATGTAGTCTCAGGGCGTACTGCGTTGGTAGTGTTTGGAGACACTAAACTACGCATGTCTATCGCTAACGAGGTTCTTG gtgAGGCCATTCTCCCTGTGCCTAAGTCATCTTCAGAGAAATGGAGAATGATCCACTTCAAATACAAGAAGAACAGAGTCATCTCCTATATAGTGGACGGCTATGATGTCGCTCACACCACCAAGAGCCCTCAG gacttcCTCCTCACTCGAATACCTCGTGATAACGTATGTGTGAACGAGGCGGCCACTGACCCTGCCTTTGGTTCAGCCACCCTCGAGGTCGGCCTCAACAACCCCATCCTAGAAGCAGGCTTTGAGATCATCTGCGCCCCCACTACGACAGAGGACAACCTCGAGGCAGTGAGGAAGACACTGCAAGTGTGTCAGGTGGAGCTCCATCCCTTCTTTGTATACGCTCATGATGGCAAGAAAGCACTCACTGATCAG caaatTGCCGAGTTGAATCTGATTCGTCGGCAGATGTCCGATGTCCCACTACTCTTCTCCATCATATCACAGGACTTCATGAGCACACGCAAACACTCATCAAGCACCGACCCCCTCTCAG GTCCCCAGCATGGCACTGTCTCCTACATCCACGAGCAGCTCTGCAAGATTGGCTACCTCAATGATATGACCGAGTCCCAGGGAAGTCTATCACTAGGAGCAGCTACAATATCGCCACACGACGACCCTGACCTCAACACTGATCCGTTCTTCAACTTCATTCCCGTGGATACAATGGTGACCAATTTCCTCGATTTCAATCAAGAGCTTCTCAGTTTCgtacagtgcaatatgaaACAGCAGATCACGAGTGCAGCCTCGTCACTACATGACGCCCAcgctcgttgcctgcagacgCTTATCTTGTACGCCCACGATCTTGCCCGGGATAATCTCGTAACGCCGAAACGCATTAAGTACGCCCGTACCAAAGAGGAGGAGTTATACACGCAGCTGATCGATCTAGCCTCGAGAAAACAGTCGGAAATTAAGGAACTTGTGAACAAAGCTCTCACTGACGTTGCTGACCCAATTATACAAGAGGTTTTAGAGATGGAATTTGATGAAATTGATCTAAGCGAAAGCTTGCAATCGAATCAAGTCACGTCTAAAAGTTGTCAGCAGCAGATTCAAGAGGTGGTTTTTCGGGAGCTGAGTAAGCATATTTCCGAGAAGCTTGTGAATTCGGTGAATTATCTCCGGGAGAGCGTGATTGGTACGCTGCAGCGTTGTTTGGAGCGGCTGGAGGGCGGGTCGGCGTCGGCAACGGGGGAGTCCTTCGGTGAGG ctGATTTGTCCATGAGCTTTGAGGGCGGTGGTGAGACAACCAGAGCACTCAGTCAGATCTTGGACACTGCCTACAACCTTGAGTTCAATGAGCGCACCTCCACCTCTGCTGTCAGACTGTTAGTGGAGCGACTCAGACAAGCCTttcag ggttcCTCCCCCAAGGGCCAGAAGTTTGACAGTGAATGGCGTACCAAGTACGTCCGCACACTGATTGGTGGGCTGAGTGCGACCCGCCTCTCAAAGAGTATCTGTGCTCAGTTCAGAGGTAAAGTGACCTCCTCCCACGAGACCTTCCTCACGGCCATCAAGCAGCTGGAGATGAGGCACTCGGGTAGACTCAAGGAGACTCAGGACCAAAGGAACACCATCAggaag GTACTGACCCCTCGTATGGCCAGACTCAGTCTCTCCTCGGTGGCTCTCAGGGATGGTATTGTACACGGACTACCAATCACTG GTCGTGAGTTAGGGCGTGGTCAGTATGGGGTGGTGTTCCAGTGTGCAGAGTGGGCGGGTAAAGGTCCTTTAGCCGTCAAGTCTGTGGTACCTCCTGATGAGAAACACTGGAACGATCTGGCTCTGGAGTTTCACTACACTTG GACCCTCCCTAAGAACGAGCGTGTTGTCAACCTAGTGGGTGCCCTCATCGACGATGACTACTCTAACGGGTCCAACGCAGTGGTCTTGCTCATCATGCATCGCTACCCCAGGGACCTCCACGCTGCCCTCAAg gTGGGACTGGACTTCGGCACTCGGATGCAGATAGCGGCTGACGTGGTGGATGGGATCAGGTTTCTGCACAGTCAGGGCCTCCTACACAGGGACATCAAACTCAAGAACGTTCTG ctgGACAACACCAACAGAGCCTGTCTCACAGACCTTGGGTTCTGCAAACCAGAAGCCATGATGACCTGTACCATCGTAGGCACACCTATACACATGGCTCCCGAACTCTTCGGCGGTAACTATGACAACTCGGTGGATATCTACGCCTTTGGTATCCTTTTCTGGTACATATGTGCTAACGACACTAAGTTACCCGGAGCATTCGATGCTTGCCAGAACAAGGAGCAACTTTGGACGGCAGTTCGGAAAGGGTTAAGACCAGAACGTCTACCGAGATTTGACACAGATTGCTGGGAGTTAATGACGGCCTGTTGGCATGGCGACCCGATACAAAGACCCTTAGTAGGAGATATAACAATGAGACTGCATTTGATAATGAAGAGAATTGGCAGGAAGCCACTCAAGTGA
- the LOC135345363 gene encoding dual serine/threonine and tyrosine protein kinase-like isoform X2, producing MATRGSGSSRSSRNNGMMGSSSIGPERHHLARQVQAFKLHAKKLKKIFKETVKVLSDLQDFDESLSIDKILAVQAQKCISNVVSGRTALVVFGDTKLRMSIANEVLGEAILPVPKSSSEKWRMIHFKYKKNRVISYIVDGYDVAHTTKSPQDFLLTRIPRDNVCVNEAATDPAFGSATLEVGLNNPILEAGFEIICAPTTTEDNLEAVRKTLQVCQVELHPFFVYAHDGKKALTDQQIAELNLIRRQMSDVPLLFSIISQDFMSTRKHSSSTDPLSGPQHGTVSYIHEQLCKIGYLNDMTESQGSLSLGAATISPHDDPDLNTDPFFNFIPVDTMVTNFLDFNQELLSFVQCNMKQQITSAASSLHDAHARCLQTLILYAHDLARDNLVTPKRIKYARTKEEELYTQLIDLASRKQSEIKELVNKALTDVADPIIQEVLEMEFDEIDLSESLQSNQVTSKSCQQQIQEVVFRELSKHISEKLVNSVNYLRESVIGTLQRCLERLEGGSASATGESFADLSMSFEGGGETTRALSQILDTAYNLEFNERTSTSAVRLLVERLRQAFQGSSPKGQKFDSEWRTKYVRTLIGGLSATRLSKSICAQFRGKVTSSHETFLTAIKQLEMRHSGRLKETQDQRNTIRKVLTPRMARLSLSSVALRDGIVHGLPITGRELGRGQYGVVFQCAEWAGKGPLAVKSVVPPDEKHWNDLALEFHYTWTLPKNERVVNLVGALIDDDYSNGSNAVVLLIMHRYPRDLHAALKVGLDFGTRMQIAADVVDGIRFLHSQGLLHRDIKLKNVLLDNTNRACLTDLGFCKPEAMMTCTIVGTPIHMAPELFGGNYDNSVDIYAFGILFWYICANDTKLPGAFDACQNKEQLWTAVRKGLRPERLPRFDTDCWELMTACWHGDPIQRPLVGDITMRLHLIMKRIGRKPLK from the exons ATGGCCACCAGGGGCTCTGGTAGTAGCCGGTCTTCAAGAAATAACGGCATGATGGGTTCCAGTTCCATAGGCCCGGAGCGACATCACTTAGCAAGACAAGTTCAGGCCTTCAAGCTCCATGCTAAGAAGTTGAAAAAGATATTCAAAGAAACTGTGAAAGTGTTATCAGATCTACAGGACTTTGATGAGAGTTTGTCCATTGATAAGATCCTAGCCGTACAA gcgCAGAAGTGCATATCGAATGTAGTCTCAGGGCGTACTGCGTTGGTAGTGTTTGGAGACACTAAACTACGCATGTCTATCGCTAACGAGGTTCTTG gtgAGGCCATTCTCCCTGTGCCTAAGTCATCTTCAGAGAAATGGAGAATGATCCACTTCAAATACAAGAAGAACAGAGTCATCTCCTATATAGTGGACGGCTATGATGTCGCTCACACCACCAAGAGCCCTCAG gacttcCTCCTCACTCGAATACCTCGTGATAACGTATGTGTGAACGAGGCGGCCACTGACCCTGCCTTTGGTTCAGCCACCCTCGAGGTCGGCCTCAACAACCCCATCCTAGAAGCAGGCTTTGAGATCATCTGCGCCCCCACTACGACAGAGGACAACCTCGAGGCAGTGAGGAAGACACTGCAAGTGTGTCAGGTGGAGCTCCATCCCTTCTTTGTATACGCTCATGATGGCAAGAAAGCACTCACTGATCAG caaatTGCCGAGTTGAATCTGATTCGTCGGCAGATGTCCGATGTCCCACTACTCTTCTCCATCATATCACAGGACTTCATGAGCACACGCAAACACTCATCAAGCACCGACCCCCTCTCAG GTCCCCAGCATGGCACTGTCTCCTACATCCACGAGCAGCTCTGCAAGATTGGCTACCTCAATGATATGACCGAGTCCCAGGGAAGTCTATCACTAGGAGCAGCTACAATATCGCCACACGACGACCCTGACCTCAACACTGATCCGTTCTTCAACTTCATTCCCGTGGATACAATGGTGACCAATTTCCTCGATTTCAATCAAGAGCTTCTCAGTTTCgtacagtgcaatatgaaACAGCAGATCACGAGTGCAGCCTCGTCACTACATGACGCCCAcgctcgttgcctgcagacgCTTATCTTGTACGCCCACGATCTTGCCCGGGATAATCTCGTAACGCCGAAACGCATTAAGTACGCCCGTACCAAAGAGGAGGAGTTATACACGCAGCTGATCGATCTAGCCTCGAGAAAACAGTCGGAAATTAAGGAACTTGTGAACAAAGCTCTCACTGACGTTGCTGACCCAATTATACAAGAGGTTTTAGAGATGGAATTTGATGAAATTGATCTAAGCGAAAGCTTGCAATCGAATCAAGTCACGTCTAAAAGTTGTCAGCAGCAGATTCAAGAGGTGGTTTTTCGGGAGCTGAGTAAGCATATTTCCGAGAAGCTTGTGAATTCGGTGAATTATCTCCGGGAGAGCGTGATTGGTACGCTGCAGCGTTGTTTGGAGCGGCTGGAGGGCGGGTCGGCGTCGGCAACGGGGGAGTCCTTCG ctGATTTGTCCATGAGCTTTGAGGGCGGTGGTGAGACAACCAGAGCACTCAGTCAGATCTTGGACACTGCCTACAACCTTGAGTTCAATGAGCGCACCTCCACCTCTGCTGTCAGACTGTTAGTGGAGCGACTCAGACAAGCCTttcag ggttcCTCCCCCAAGGGCCAGAAGTTTGACAGTGAATGGCGTACCAAGTACGTCCGCACACTGATTGGTGGGCTGAGTGCGACCCGCCTCTCAAAGAGTATCTGTGCTCAGTTCAGAGGTAAAGTGACCTCCTCCCACGAGACCTTCCTCACGGCCATCAAGCAGCTGGAGATGAGGCACTCGGGTAGACTCAAGGAGACTCAGGACCAAAGGAACACCATCAggaag GTACTGACCCCTCGTATGGCCAGACTCAGTCTCTCCTCGGTGGCTCTCAGGGATGGTATTGTACACGGACTACCAATCACTG GTCGTGAGTTAGGGCGTGGTCAGTATGGGGTGGTGTTCCAGTGTGCAGAGTGGGCGGGTAAAGGTCCTTTAGCCGTCAAGTCTGTGGTACCTCCTGATGAGAAACACTGGAACGATCTGGCTCTGGAGTTTCACTACACTTG GACCCTCCCTAAGAACGAGCGTGTTGTCAACCTAGTGGGTGCCCTCATCGACGATGACTACTCTAACGGGTCCAACGCAGTGGTCTTGCTCATCATGCATCGCTACCCCAGGGACCTCCACGCTGCCCTCAAg gTGGGACTGGACTTCGGCACTCGGATGCAGATAGCGGCTGACGTGGTGGATGGGATCAGGTTTCTGCACAGTCAGGGCCTCCTACACAGGGACATCAAACTCAAGAACGTTCTG ctgGACAACACCAACAGAGCCTGTCTCACAGACCTTGGGTTCTGCAAACCAGAAGCCATGATGACCTGTACCATCGTAGGCACACCTATACACATGGCTCCCGAACTCTTCGGCGGTAACTATGACAACTCGGTGGATATCTACGCCTTTGGTATCCTTTTCTGGTACATATGTGCTAACGACACTAAGTTACCCGGAGCATTCGATGCTTGCCAGAACAAGGAGCAACTTTGGACGGCAGTTCGGAAAGGGTTAAGACCAGAACGTCTACCGAGATTTGACACAGATTGCTGGGAGTTAATGACGGCCTGTTGGCATGGCGACCCGATACAAAGACCCTTAGTAGGAGATATAACAATGAGACTGCATTTGATAATGAAGAGAATTGGCAGGAAGCCACTCAAGTGA
- the LOC135345374 gene encoding complement decay-accelerating factor transmembrane isoform-like: MMTATYTCNTGYNIVGSVSRTCGASGTSGATTLTDGVWSPTAPVCELVNCEALANISNGAVDTSSGTTFMVTATYTCDTGYALIGVNAQTPVVMSHLPSHDYEELGKVQEEATYEVVDQPRPLPHAVCQRSLCTY, translated from the exons atgatgactgctacctacacctgtaacactggatacaacatTGTTGGTAGTGTGAGCAGAACTTGTGGAGCAAGTGGAACAAGTGGAGCAACTACACTAACTGATGGAGTTTGGAGTCCAACTGCACCAGTTTGTGAAC ttgtCAACTGTGAAGCACTTGCCAACAtctccaatggagcagtggacacatcctctggaaccaccttcatggtgactgctacctacacctgtgacactggctacgCTCTCATTGGAGTAAATGCTCAGACTCCAGTGGTGATGAGTCATCTCCCCTCTCACGATTACGAGGAGTTGGGCAAAGTACAGGAGGAGGCTACCTATGAGGTGGTggaccagccacgcccccttccTCATGCAGTCTGCCAGCGCAGCTTATGCACCTACTGA